Proteins from one Halovivax limisalsi genomic window:
- a CDS encoding NADH-quinone oxidoreductase subunit N — translation MDPIQLPDWAALAPVFALGAAAFVVFALDTIRPDAVDRSLLAGTTAGGALAGLGIGLWFLLAGVGAPEPGGLGELTMFDAQLVVDQLALFFMVVTAIVTALVAIASYDYMEGHAYQAEYYSLLLLAATGMATMAAANSLVTVFLAFELASLPSYALVAILKDNRGSVEAGLKYFLIGALSSAIFVFGISLVYAATGALRLDLIADVLTGRTGQHPVTGAAHDVTAFDGLLGVGLLLVLGGIAFKMASVPFHFWAPEAYEGAPAPIAAFLSSASKAAGFVVAFRVFIEAFPVNSTASVVGFDWPLVFAALAVVTMTVGTFAAAVQENVKRMLAYSSVGHAGYALIGLAGVGAGAGDLVVGAAFAHLLVYAFMNTGAFLFVALAEHWGVGRTFADYNGLGRSAPVASVALTVFMFSLAGVPPLSGFWSKYLLYAGALESGMIVLAAALVINSALSLYVYLRLVKAVWIDEPITEREPLAQPVGLYAAILVAAVMTVVILPGFGPVGEAAIDAAGSILR, via the coding sequence ATCGATCCGATCCAGTTGCCCGACTGGGCCGCGCTGGCGCCGGTGTTCGCGCTCGGAGCGGCCGCGTTCGTCGTCTTCGCGCTCGATACGATCCGGCCGGACGCGGTCGATCGCTCGCTGCTCGCGGGGACGACCGCCGGCGGCGCACTGGCAGGGCTCGGGATCGGTCTCTGGTTCCTGCTCGCCGGGGTCGGCGCGCCCGAGCCGGGCGGCCTCGGCGAGCTGACGATGTTCGACGCTCAGCTCGTCGTCGACCAGCTCGCGCTCTTCTTCATGGTGGTCACCGCGATCGTGACCGCGCTCGTCGCGATCGCGAGCTACGACTACATGGAGGGCCACGCCTACCAGGCCGAGTACTACTCGCTGCTGTTGCTGGCGGCGACCGGGATGGCGACGATGGCCGCGGCCAACAGCCTCGTGACGGTCTTCCTGGCGTTCGAACTCGCGAGCCTGCCGTCGTACGCGCTGGTGGCCATCCTCAAGGACAACCGCGGCAGCGTCGAGGCGGGGCTGAAGTACTTCCTGATCGGCGCGCTCTCCTCGGCGATCTTCGTCTTCGGCATCAGCCTCGTCTACGCGGCGACGGGCGCGCTGCGGCTGGACCTGATCGCGGACGTCCTCACCGGCCGGACCGGCCAGCACCCGGTCACCGGAGCCGCCCACGACGTGACGGCGTTCGACGGCTTGCTCGGCGTCGGCCTGCTGCTGGTGCTCGGCGGCATCGCGTTCAAGATGGCGAGCGTTCCGTTCCACTTCTGGGCGCCGGAGGCCTACGAGGGTGCGCCGGCGCCGATCGCGGCCTTCCTCTCCTCGGCGTCGAAGGCCGCCGGCTTCGTCGTCGCGTTCCGCGTCTTCATCGAGGCGTTCCCGGTCAACTCGACCGCGAGCGTCGTCGGCTTCGACTGGCCGCTGGTCTTCGCGGCGCTGGCGGTGGTGACGATGACGGTCGGAACCTTCGCCGCGGCCGTCCAGGAGAACGTCAAGCGGATGCTCGCGTACTCCTCGGTCGGCCACGCGGGCTACGCCCTCATCGGGCTGGCGGGCGTGGGAGCGGGCGCCGGCGACCTCGTCGTCGGGGCGGCGTTCGCCCACCTGCTCGTCTACGCCTTCATGAACACGGGCGCGTTCCTCTTCGTCGCGCTGGCCGAACACTGGGGGGTCGGCCGCACGTTCGCCGACTACAACGGGCTGGGCCGGTCGGCGCCGGTCGCCAGCGTCGCCCTCACCGTCTTCATGTTCAGCCTGGCCGGCGTCCCGCCGCTGTCTGGCTTCTGGAGCAAGTACCTGCTCTACGCCGGCGCGCTGGAGTCGGGCATGATCGTGCTCGCGGCCGCGCTCGTGATCAACAGCGCTCTCTCGCTGTACGTCTACCTGCGGCTGGTCAAGGCCGTCTGGATCGACGAGCCGATCACCGAGCGCGAGCCGCTGGCCCAGCCGGTCGGCCTCTACGCGGCCATCCTCGTCGCGGCCGTCATGACGGTCGTCATCCTGCCCGGCTTCGGGCCGGTTGGCGAGGCCGCGATCGACGCGGCCGGCTCGATCCTGCGGTAA
- a CDS encoding DHH family phosphoesterase gives MARRLVLGCGDVGATMLQSLDAVTCLVDEPATVERLRDAGIAAQTGDPTDRTTLAAYEPPRTVIVAGDRTDRNVEAAEAARAQFPDAILLAYAGGNLTPDAWERLSAVADDVVEPAGALSARVLDRAASPEAETARRLRAALLSLDGPLAVVTHDNPDPDAIASAVALVDLAEALDVEAQACYFGEISHQENRAMVNLLDLDIERVDESDDIDEYGSIALVDHSRPGVNDGLAPDRDVDIVIDHHPPRGPVAGRFVDLRTAVGATSTVMAEYVDKSGVAFDGRTATALLYGIRVDTNDFTRETSSLDFEAAATLRPHADADVLERIEQPTIDGETLDTIARAIKRRVRYDDVIVASAGQIASRDALPQAADRLLSIEGVATTLVFGMLDEMVFCSARSRDRNLDLGEVIRDAFEPIGSAGGHSDMAGAQLEIGVLGELEGGDVDAAGRTDRILTAVEEVVEKRFVEAIESQPGAPVASYDRESEILFEAGRD, from the coding sequence ATGGCACGGCGGCTCGTCCTCGGGTGTGGTGACGTGGGAGCGACGATGCTGCAGTCGCTCGACGCCGTCACCTGCCTCGTGGACGAGCCGGCGACGGTCGAACGCCTCCGGGACGCGGGGATCGCCGCCCAGACGGGCGATCCGACGGATCGGACGACGCTCGCCGCGTACGAACCGCCGCGCACGGTGATCGTCGCCGGCGACCGGACGGATCGGAACGTCGAGGCGGCCGAGGCCGCACGCGCACAGTTTCCGGACGCGATCCTGCTGGCGTACGCCGGCGGCAATCTCACGCCGGACGCCTGGGAGCGGCTGTCTGCGGTCGCCGACGACGTCGTCGAACCGGCGGGGGCGCTTTCGGCCCGGGTGCTCGACCGGGCGGCGAGCCCGGAGGCGGAGACCGCCAGGCGGCTCCGTGCGGCCCTGCTGTCGCTCGACGGGCCGCTCGCCGTCGTGACCCACGACAACCCGGATCCCGACGCGATCGCGAGCGCGGTCGCACTCGTCGACCTGGCCGAGGCCCTCGACGTCGAGGCGCAGGCGTGTTACTTCGGCGAGATCTCCCACCAGGAGAATCGGGCGATGGTCAACCTGCTCGATCTCGACATCGAGCGCGTCGACGAGTCGGACGATATCGACGAGTACGGGTCGATCGCGCTGGTCGATCACTCACGCCCGGGGGTCAACGACGGGCTGGCGCCCGATCGGGACGTCGACATCGTCATCGATCACCACCCGCCGCGCGGTCCGGTCGCCGGGCGGTTCGTCGACCTCCGGACGGCCGTCGGGGCGACGAGCACGGTGATGGCGGAGTACGTGGACAAATCCGGCGTCGCGTTCGACGGGCGGACGGCGACGGCGTTGCTCTACGGCATTCGGGTCGACACGAACGACTTCACGCGGGAGACGTCGTCGCTCGACTTCGAGGCGGCCGCGACGCTTCGGCCCCACGCGGACGCGGACGTCCTCGAACGGATCGAACAGCCGACGATCGACGGCGAGACGCTCGACACGATCGCCCGGGCGATCAAACGACGGGTGCGCTACGACGACGTCATCGTCGCGAGCGCCGGTCAGATCGCGAGTCGCGACGCGCTTCCCCAGGCCGCCGACCGACTCCTCTCGATCGAGGGCGTCGCGACGACCCTCGTCTTCGGGATGCTCGACGAGATGGTGTTCTGCTCCGCGCGCTCGCGCGACCGGAATCTCGATCTCGGCGAGGTGATCCGCGACGCCTTCGAGCCGATCGGTAGCGCCGGCGGCCACAGCGACATGGCCGGCGCCCAGCTCGAGATCGGCGTCCTCGGCGAACTCGAGGGCGGCGACGTCGACGCCGCCGGACGGACCGATCGGATCCTCACGGCCGTCGAGGAGGTCGTCGAGAAACGCTTCGTCGAGGCGATCGAGAGTCAGCCGGGTGCGCCCGTCGCCTCGTACGATCGCGAGAGCGAGATCCTCTTCGAGGCCGGTCGGGACTGA
- a CDS encoding CBS domain-containing protein has translation MDEAWRGNKPQVGEYMTQDVVTVSPDAGVADVARRIAESDNHSGYPVCERRRVEGFISARDLLLAADDEPIWKVMTTDLIVAHPEMKVTDAARVILRSGIQKLPVVDDAGNLVGIISNADVIRSQIERATPEKVGKLIRTLSNIHGVDFEQTRRTVPLVDLIPTQGRVYADELEGRRYELEHGLAEPLVVIDNAGTLLLADGHHRVLAADRLDIDEMDAYVIETAEPIDLGMARTARKEGLSSLEDIEVVDYARHPLVETTKRLQADGSSGEE, from the coding sequence ATGGACGAGGCGTGGCGTGGAAACAAGCCCCAGGTGGGCGAGTACATGACCCAGGACGTCGTGACCGTCTCGCCGGACGCCGGGGTCGCCGACGTGGCCCGGCGCATCGCCGAGAGCGACAACCACAGCGGCTATCCCGTCTGCGAGCGCCGTCGCGTCGAGGGGTTCATCAGCGCGCGCGATCTGCTCCTCGCCGCGGACGACGAGCCGATCTGGAAGGTGATGACGACGGACCTCATCGTCGCGCACCCGGAGATGAAGGTGACCGACGCGGCCCGCGTCATCCTCCGGTCGGGCATCCAGAAGCTGCCGGTGGTCGACGACGCGGGCAACCTCGTCGGCATCATCTCGAACGCGGACGTCATCCGCAGCCAGATCGAGCGCGCGACGCCGGAGAAGGTGGGAAAGCTCATCCGAACGCTCTCGAACATCCACGGCGTCGACTTCGAGCAGACGCGACGGACGGTGCCGCTGGTGGACCTCATCCCGACGCAGGGGCGGGTCTACGCCGACGAACTCGAGGGTCGACGCTACGAACTCGAACACGGGCTTGCCGAACCGCTCGTCGTCATCGACAACGCGGGAACCCTCCTGCTCGCCGACGGCCACCACCGCGTTCTCGCGGCCGACCGCCTCGACATCGACGAGATGGACGCATACGTGATCGAGACGGCCGAGCCGATCGACCTCGGGATGGCCCGCACCGCGCGCAAGGAGGGACTCTCGTCGCTCGAGGACATCGAGGTCGTCGACTACGCCCGCCACCCGCTCGTCGAGACGACCAAGCGGTTGCAGGCCGACGGCTCGTCCGGCGAGGAGTGA
- a CDS encoding ABC transporter ATP-binding protein has product MSDPSVSDRVDGRSGSVTAVDDAVENRSEPADADGRDGDGSHDGRRRDSTAPTADPVVRARDLTKTYGSGEEAVTAVEGVDLEIERASAVGILGPNGAGKTTTIKLLLGLILPDAGEARIDGVDVLESPRRGYRAVAAMLEGARNVYWRLTVRENVRYFARLADRPADPARIDALIEQVGLTEKADATVNELSRGMKQKTSLACTLVRDTPVVFLDEPTLGLDVESSLDLRRELRTLVDEEDRTVIISSHDMDVIEAVCDRVVIMNEGRIVADDSIEDLRSVFRTQAYRVRLDGALSRETKAALEADVGATEWVERNGTTQFDARTVRGAEFHGMLSTIEASDATFRSVDLLEPDLEEIFLEVTDGTADPIEGSDAVDASGNGGASR; this is encoded by the coding sequence ATGAGCGACCCCAGTGTCTCGGACCGGGTCGACGGGCGGAGCGGATCCGTCACCGCCGTGGACGACGCCGTCGAGAACCGGTCCGAACCGGCTGACGCCGACGGTCGTGATGGGGATGGGTCCCACGACGGCCGCCGTCGCGATTCGACCGCGCCGACCGCCGATCCCGTCGTCCGGGCGCGCGATCTCACCAAGACGTACGGCAGCGGCGAGGAAGCCGTGACGGCGGTCGAGGGCGTCGACCTCGAGATCGAGCGCGCCAGCGCGGTCGGGATCCTCGGCCCGAACGGGGCGGGCAAGACCACGACGATCAAGCTCCTGCTGGGGTTGATCCTGCCCGACGCTGGCGAGGCGCGCATCGACGGCGTCGACGTCCTCGAGTCGCCCCGGCGGGGCTATCGCGCGGTCGCAGCGATGCTGGAAGGCGCCCGGAACGTCTACTGGCGCCTCACGGTCCGGGAGAACGTCCGGTACTTCGCCCGGCTCGCCGACCGACCGGCCGATCCCGCGCGTATCGACGCGCTGATCGAGCAGGTGGGACTGACCGAGAAGGCCGACGCGACGGTCAACGAACTCTCCCGCGGGATGAAACAAAAGACGTCGCTTGCGTGTACGCTCGTCCGCGACACGCCGGTCGTCTTTCTCGACGAACCCACGCTGGGCCTCGACGTCGAGAGTTCGCTCGACCTGCGCCGAGAGCTGCGGACGCTCGTCGACGAGGAGGACCGCACGGTGATCATCTCGAGTCACGACATGGACGTCATCGAGGCCGTCTGCGACCGCGTCGTCATCATGAACGAGGGGCGGATCGTCGCGGACGACTCGATCGAGGACCTCCGGTCGGTGTTTCGGACGCAGGCCTACCGGGTTCGCCTCGACGGGGCGCTCTCGCGCGAGACGAAGGCCGCGCTGGAGGCGGACGTCGGCGCGACGGAGTGGGTCGAACGCAACGGGACGACGCAGTTCGACGCGCGAACCGTCCGGGGCGCCGAGTTTCACGGCATGCTGTCGACGATCGAGGCCTCCGATGCGACCTTCCGCTCGGTCGACCTGCTCGAACCCGATTTGGAGGAGATCTTCCTGGAAGTGACCGACGGGACGGCGGATCCGATCGAGGGGAGCGACGCCGTTGATGCGTCCGGGAACGGGGGTGCAAGTCGATGA
- a CDS encoding ABC transporter permease — protein sequence MSGEPGGPGDGGAEPRSSAASLRRLTAAVFEKQVILLRRYWINTATMLVTSYVFFAIIFYGGQAVAGPAIEGSLDGLVVGFFLFTATLAAFFGTARNVQREAQWGTLEQLFMSPHGIGRVMAVKSVWNVLWSVAVAFVLLVVMLVTTGRTLTVDPLTVTVVTGLAICSVLGLGFVVAGLSLLYKRIENVQQLVQFAFIGLIAAPATDVHWAIDLLPLSAGSGLLQRSMTEGTTLLSFRVGDIFILVGTGVGYLFGGYFVFQLCVRRARRLGVMGHY from the coding sequence ATGAGCGGGGAGCCTGGTGGGCCCGGCGATGGCGGAGCCGAGCCCCGTTCCAGCGCGGCGTCGCTCCGCCGCCTCACCGCGGCCGTGTTCGAGAAGCAGGTCATCCTGCTCAGGCGCTACTGGATCAACACGGCGACCATGCTCGTCACCTCCTACGTCTTCTTCGCGATCATCTTCTACGGGGGCCAGGCCGTGGCCGGGCCCGCCATCGAGGGCTCGCTCGACGGGCTCGTCGTCGGCTTCTTCCTGTTTACCGCGACGCTCGCGGCGTTCTTCGGGACGGCCCGGAACGTCCAGCGCGAGGCCCAGTGGGGCACGCTCGAACAGCTGTTCATGTCGCCCCACGGCATCGGGCGGGTGATGGCCGTCAAGTCGGTCTGGAACGTGCTCTGGAGCGTCGCCGTCGCGTTCGTCCTGCTCGTCGTCATGCTGGTGACGACGGGGCGGACGCTGACGGTCGACCCCCTGACCGTGACTGTCGTGACGGGACTGGCCATCTGTTCGGTTCTGGGGCTCGGCTTCGTCGTCGCCGGGCTCTCGTTGCTGTACAAGCGCATCGAGAACGTCCAGCAATTGGTGCAGTTCGCCTTCATCGGCCTCATCGCCGCACCAGCGACGGACGTCCACTGGGCGATCGACCTCCTCCCGCTCTCGGCGGGCAGCGGGCTGCTCCAGCGCTCGATGACCGAGGGGACGACGCTGCTCTCGTTCAGGGTCGGCGATATCTTCATCCTCGTCGGCACCGGCGTCGGCTACCTCTTCGGTGGCTACTTCGTCTTCCAGCTGTGCGTCCGGCGGGCTCGTCGACTCGGCGTGATGGGTCACTACTGA
- a CDS encoding acyl-CoA mutase large subunit family protein has protein sequence MYDEEELSDIREGRSRWESETLDPVLERFGERKDRFASVSNLEVDRLYTPDDVADLDYDADLGFPGEEPYTRGPYPTMYRGRTWTMRQFAGFGTAEETNERFHYLIEQGQTGLSTAFDMPSLMGLDSDHRMSEGEVGKEGVAVDTLRDMEILFDGIDLDEVSTSFTINPSAPVIYAMYVALADQQGVPREEIRGTLQNDMFKEFIAQKEWTIPPEPSLDLVTDVVEFSAQETPKFHPISVSGYHIREAGSTAVQELAFTLADGFGYVEDAMDRGLDVDDFAPRLSFFFNCHNSFFEEVAKFRAARRIYARVMDEWYDAEKAESKRLKFHTQTAGQSLTAQQPLNNVVRVTIQALAGVMGGTQSLHTNSFDEALALPSEEAVRVSLRTQQIIAEESGVADIVDPLGGSFAVESLTNEVEKKAMAYIEEIKELGDGSVRDGILQGIDDGFFLREIQEASYEYQERVERGEEVVVGVNEYTLEEDTSPDLLHVDEEAAKERQLDRLAEVKDERDDAAVDETLDALRDAIDNDENTIPYIVDAVKAYATMGEIMQVFEDVHGSYTEQIGLA, from the coding sequence ATGTACGACGAGGAGGAACTCTCCGACATTCGGGAGGGCCGATCCCGGTGGGAGAGCGAGACGCTCGACCCCGTACTCGAGCGATTCGGCGAGCGCAAGGATCGCTTCGCGTCGGTCTCGAACCTCGAGGTCGACCGGCTCTACACGCCCGATGACGTGGCCGACCTCGACTACGACGCGGATCTCGGCTTCCCGGGCGAGGAACCCTACACCCGCGGCCCGTACCCGACGATGTACCGGGGTCGGACCTGGACGATGCGCCAGTTCGCCGGCTTCGGGACGGCCGAGGAGACTAACGAGCGCTTTCACTACCTGATCGAGCAGGGCCAGACGGGGCTCTCGACGGCCTTCGACATGCCCTCCCTGATGGGGCTGGATTCGGATCACCGGATGAGCGAGGGCGAGGTCGGCAAGGAGGGCGTCGCGGTCGACACCCTGCGGGACATGGAGATCCTCTTCGACGGCATCGACCTCGACGAGGTCTCGACGAGCTTTACGATCAACCCCTCGGCGCCGGTGATCTACGCGATGTACGTCGCGCTGGCCGATCAACAGGGCGTCCCGCGCGAGGAGATCCGCGGAACCCTCCAGAACGACATGTTCAAGGAGTTCATCGCGCAGAAGGAGTGGACGATCCCGCCCGAACCATCCCTCGACCTGGTGACGGACGTCGTCGAGTTCAGCGCGCAGGAGACGCCGAAGTTCCACCCGATCTCGGTCTCGGGCTATCACATCCGCGAGGCCGGTTCGACGGCGGTCCAGGAACTCGCGTTCACCCTGGCGGACGGCTTCGGCTACGTCGAGGACGCGATGGACCGCGGGCTCGACGTCGACGACTTCGCCCCCAGACTCTCCTTTTTCTTCAACTGTCACAACTCCTTCTTCGAGGAGGTCGCGAAGTTCCGCGCCGCGCGGCGCATCTACGCCCGCGTGATGGACGAGTGGTACGACGCCGAGAAGGCGGAGTCGAAGCGCCTGAAATTCCACACCCAGACAGCGGGGCAGTCGCTGACCGCCCAGCAGCCGCTCAACAACGTCGTCCGCGTGACGATCCAGGCGCTGGCCGGCGTCATGGGCGGCACCCAGAGCCTCCACACCAACAGCTTCGACGAGGCGCTGGCGCTGCCGAGCGAGGAGGCCGTCCGCGTCTCGCTGCGCACCCAGCAGATCATCGCCGAGGAATCCGGCGTCGCCGACATCGTCGACCCGCTGGGCGGGTCCTTCGCCGTCGAGAGCCTCACCAACGAGGTCGAGAAGAAGGCGATGGCCTACATCGAGGAGATCAAGGAGCTGGGCGACGGCTCGGTGCGCGACGGCATCCTCCAGGGGATCGACGACGGCTTCTTCCTCCGGGAGATCCAGGAGGCCTCCTACGAGTACCAGGAGCGCGTCGAGCGCGGCGAGGAGGTCGTCGTGGGCGTCAACGAGTACACCCTGGAGGAAGACACCAGCCCCGACCTGCTGCACGTCGACGAGGAAGCCGCGAAGGAGCGCCAGCTCGATCGCCTCGCCGAGGTCAAGGACGAACGCGACGACGCCGCCGTGGACGAGACGCTCGACGCGCTCCGCGATGCGATCGACAACGACGAGAACACCATCCCCTACATCGTCGACGCCGTGAAGGCCTACGCGACGATGGGCGAGATCATGCAGGTCTTCGAGGACGTCCACGGCTCCTACACCGAGCAGATCGGCCTCGCGTAA
- a CDS encoding MOSC domain-containing protein, which yields MATLERLRVYPVKALDGIDVESSRFTPGGTLESDREFALFDADGDVVNGKRTPAVHDLGTAFDPDTYALAVESPDGTRRQFDLDAESGRRDAEAWFGAYFDLEISLERDEANGYVDRRSMGPSVISTATLATVADWFDELSVESVRRRMRANIEIGGVEPFWEDRFVGADAPAFEIGGVRFDGVKPCGRCVVPQRDPDTGAETPEFRERFVRKRRETFPEWADETAFEHFYTLMTITTVPETDRDEMLRVGDDVSIVE from the coding sequence ATGGCTACGCTCGAACGATTGCGCGTCTACCCGGTGAAAGCGCTCGACGGAATCGACGTCGAGTCGTCGCGGTTCACCCCCGGCGGCACGCTCGAGTCGGACCGCGAGTTCGCGCTGTTCGACGCCGACGGCGACGTCGTCAACGGAAAACGGACGCCGGCCGTCCACGACCTCGGGACGGCGTTCGATCCCGACACGTACGCGCTCGCGGTCGAATCGCCGGACGGGACGCGGCGACAGTTCGACCTCGACGCGGAGTCCGGCCGTCGCGACGCCGAGGCGTGGTTCGGGGCGTACTTCGACCTCGAGATCTCACTCGAGCGCGACGAAGCGAACGGCTACGTCGATCGCCGCTCGATGGGCCCGTCCGTGATCAGCACGGCCACGCTTGCGACCGTCGCGGACTGGTTCGACGAACTCTCCGTCGAGAGCGTCCGCCGACGCATGCGAGCCAATATCGAGATCGGCGGCGTCGAGCCGTTCTGGGAGGATCGCTTCGTCGGCGCGGACGCGCCCGCCTTCGAAATCGGCGGCGTCAGGTTCGACGGCGTGAAGCCGTGCGGTCGCTGCGTCGTCCCGCAACGCGATCCGGACACGGGTGCCGAGACGCCGGAGTTTCGCGAGCGGTTCGTCCGAAAGCGCCGGGAGACGTTCCCCGAGTGGGCCGACGAGACGGCGTTCGAGCACTTCTACACCCTGATGACGATCACGACCGTGCCGGAGACCGACCGTGACGAGATGCTTCGTGTCGGGGACGACGTGTCGATCGTCGAGTAA
- a CDS encoding class I SAM-dependent methyltransferase: MTGEEMRRREEDGSGRSGDAVETPAAVVRTAAGDRSPGRALDVATGRGRNAIFLAERGWTVDAIDISRAMLDPARERASARGVSVEWILADADRYCVRSATYDLVAISFFDARDRLDGIVDGLRPGGALCYEHHLVASDARSGPGARYRFERGELRAAVDELIVERYDEDADERRVELIARAPDE; the protein is encoded by the coding sequence ATGACGGGCGAGGAGATGCGCCGCCGGGAGGAAGACGGAAGCGGACGGAGCGGCGACGCCGTCGAGACTCCCGCCGCGGTCGTCCGGACCGCCGCCGGGGACCGATCGCCGGGCCGCGCGCTGGACGTCGCGACGGGCCGCGGGCGGAACGCGATCTTCCTCGCCGAACGCGGGTGGACCGTCGACGCGATCGACATCTCGCGCGCGATGCTCGACCCCGCTCGGGAACGCGCGAGCGCTCGCGGCGTCTCGGTCGAGTGGATCCTCGCCGACGCCGACCGCTATTGCGTCCGGAGCGCGACGTACGACCTCGTCGCGATAAGCTTCTTCGACGCGCGCGATCGCCTCGACGGGATCGTCGACGGGCTTCGCCCCGGCGGCGCCCTCTGCTACGAGCACCACCTCGTCGCGAGCGACGCGAGGTCCGGACCCGGCGCTCGGTATCGCTTCGAACGCGGAGAGCTGCGAGCGGCGGTCGACGAGCTGATCGTCGAGCGCTACGACGAGGATGCGGACGAGCGGCGCGTCGAACTGATCGCGCGAGCCCCCGACGAGTGA
- the acs gene encoding acetate--CoA ligase: MSDDPAVDLEARLEEQESFDPPESFVEQANVSDEGIRERFAEEWPDCWTEAADLLTWDEPYDAVLDESDAPFYEWFTGGRLNASANCLDRHVENGAKNQAAIKWEGELGETRTYTYGDLLNEVEAFAATLRDLGVEADDVVTLYLPMIPELPIAMLACARIGAPHSVVFAGFSADALATRMNAAESEYLVTCDGYYRRGDPLNHKEKADEGLRGVDHDVETVVVDRLGDELTHFLGERAHDYDDLVADREGATVEPVSRDAEDMLFLMYTSGTTGEPKGVKHTTGGYLAYTAWTSQAVLDVEPEDTYWCAADIGWITGHSYIVYGPLALGTTTMMYEGTPDYPERDRLWELIETNRVDIFYTAPTAIRSFMKWGTEYPERHDLSSLRLLGTVGEPINPRAWKWYYKHIGGESCPIVDTWWQTETGGMMVTTLPGVDTMKPGSAGPPLPGIDAQVVDGDGDPVDAGDAGYLTVQRPWPGMLRTLYDNDDRFLDEYWREYSDPDADEWVYFPEDGAKIDDDGFITVLGRVDDVLNVSGHRLGTMEIESAIVGVPGVAEAAVVGASHDVKGEAVYAYVILEDGQEPTESMRERVIEGVEDAIGPIARPEAVVFTPELPKTRSGKIMRRLLEDIASGGDLGDTSTLRNPEVVEDIQAQVSED, translated from the coding sequence ATGAGTGACGATCCCGCGGTCGATCTCGAGGCCCGGCTCGAAGAACAGGAATCATTCGACCCCCCGGAATCGTTCGTCGAGCAGGCGAACGTCAGCGACGAGGGCATTCGGGAGCGATTCGCCGAGGAGTGGCCCGATTGCTGGACGGAGGCGGCCGATCTCCTCACCTGGGACGAGCCCTACGACGCCGTCCTCGACGAGAGCGACGCCCCCTTCTACGAGTGGTTCACCGGCGGCCGGCTCAACGCGTCGGCGAACTGCCTCGACCGCCACGTCGAGAACGGCGCGAAGAACCAGGCGGCCATCAAGTGGGAGGGCGAACTCGGCGAGACGCGCACCTACACGTACGGCGACCTCCTGAACGAGGTCGAGGCGTTCGCGGCGACTCTCCGGGATCTCGGCGTCGAGGCGGACGACGTCGTCACCCTCTACCTGCCGATGATCCCCGAACTGCCGATCGCGATGCTCGCGTGTGCGCGCATCGGCGCACCCCACTCGGTCGTCTTCGCCGGGTTCTCCGCGGACGCGCTGGCGACGCGGATGAACGCCGCGGAGAGCGAGTATCTCGTCACCTGCGACGGCTACTACCGCCGCGGCGACCCGCTGAACCACAAGGAGAAGGCCGACGAGGGCCTCCGCGGCGTCGATCACGACGTCGAGACGGTCGTCGTCGACCGGCTCGGCGACGAACTCACCCACTTCCTCGGCGAGCGCGCCCACGACTACGACGACCTCGTCGCGGACCGCGAGGGCGCGACGGTCGAACCGGTCTCGCGCGACGCCGAGGACATGCTCTTCCTGATGTACACCTCGGGCACCACCGGCGAGCCGAAGGGCGTCAAGCACACGACGGGCGGCTACCTCGCCTACACCGCCTGGACGAGCCAGGCGGTTCTCGACGTCGAGCCCGAGGACACCTACTGGTGCGCCGCGGACATCGGCTGGATCACCGGCCACTCCTACATCGTCTACGGTCCCCTCGCGCTGGGTACGACGACGATGATGTACGAGGGGACGCCGGACTACCCCGAGCGCGACCGCCTCTGGGAACTGATCGAGACAAATCGAGTCGACATCTTCTACACCGCGCCCACCGCCATCCGCTCGTTCATGAAGTGGGGGACGGAGTATCCCGAGCGCCACGACCTCTCCTCGCTCCGACTGCTCGGCACCGTCGGCGAGCCGATCAACCCGCGGGCCTGGAAGTGGTACTACAAACATATCGGCGGCGAATCCTGCCCGATCGTCGACACCTGGTGGCAGACCGAGACCGGCGGCATGATGGTGACGACGCTCCCCGGCGTCGACACAATGAAACCCGGCTCGGCCGGCCCGCCGCTGCCCGGCATCGACGCGCAGGTCGTCGACGGCGACGGCGACCCGGTCGATGCAGGTGATGCCGGCTACCTCACCGTCCAGCGCCCCTGGCCGGGTATGCTCCGCACCCTCTACGACAACGACGATCGCTTCCTCGACGAGTACTGGCGCGAGTACTCGGACCCCGACGCGGACGAGTGGGTCTACTTCCCCGAGGACGGCGCCAAGATCGACGACGACGGCTTCATCACCGTCCTCGGTCGCGTTGACGACGTCCTCAACGTCTCCGGCCACCGGCTGGGCACCATGGAGATCGAGAGCGCGATCGTCGGCGTCCCGGGCGTCGCCGAGGCCGCCGTCGTCGGTGCCAGTCACGACGTGAAGGGCGAGGCCGTCTACGCCTACGTCATCCTCGAAGACGGCCAGGAGCCGACCGAATCGATGCGCGAGCGGGTGATCGAAGGCGTCGAGGACGCCATCGGCCCGATCGCCCGGCCCGAGGCGGTCGTCTTCACGCCGGAACTCCCGAAGACCCGCTCGGGCAAGATCATGCGCCGCCTCCTGGAGGACATCGCCTCCGGCGGGGATCTGGGGGACACGTCGACGCTTCGCAACCCCGAGGTCGTCGAGGACATTCAAGCGCAGGTGAGCGAGGACTGA